In a genomic window of Candidatus Cloacimonas sp.:
- a CDS encoding DUF4836 family protein produces the protein MAAGRKNLDIILEIYIVAIVFIFAEEQINYLEELMQEEVKESMQEQVSEEIPTSEEETPAVLEGKRKKKSALIPVLIVLFIIIVVIAGYYFATSSPQIRHISKNALVVAKINLPQLLNKTGAMKKGDINEDLISALEEYNLEALIKDPRSTGLITTKPSYLFGEFDTKKNLPYIFMVMPIANAEKVYNFTKNIALPGGKDLSVSKKSNIYEIDLNGLSCMWTGKSMLIGITDPSNDNDLSKKVKTYLTQDKSACILANKDFRSSKLRGHDITLWANLDGMARIAQKGLKDAQGNVERIISQYKQREMYRNYYYESDYRYYYDYWDIMDQFRVDDPENVFESVLLGLTYDAKIPMNTAIDLPTELYNTFLSFSADFDKGKLVSSVKFETTQEKQKKLESVINDAVNVKDLYPYVPTEGLIMLSSVKTNYPKLYALSEKRIDKLLKSIDNPEISKLMKHLNKLADGSGIIAVNILDEKEPPFITLVASVKNNKGVQDLLKEMNREGRLRKDGKYYYFGNLAVFFEDNVMICTTNNNNYKKSNRGLEGTLARKMNKNPFNMTMNFTAIKDLTDELSDEEEDALDLLDKLNALVKTNGNTSNELKVELTFSDKKHNCLKPINEYLNDRDDFWKGIMGEIMYSVRYLAEREDEYQRNERLLEPTDESTVEETAPVYADTLSY, from the coding sequence TTGGCAGCAGGCAGGAAAAACCTTGACATTATTTTAGAGATATACATAGTTGCAATTGTCTTTATTTTTGCTGAAGAACAAATAAATTATTTGGAGGAACTAATGCAAGAAGAAGTGAAAGAATCAATGCAGGAGCAGGTTTCGGAAGAAATTCCTACTTCGGAAGAAGAAACCCCTGCAGTTTTAGAGGGTAAGCGAAAAAAGAAATCAGCTTTAATCCCTGTTTTGATAGTTTTATTTATAATTATTGTGGTTATTGCCGGTTACTATTTTGCAACCTCTTCGCCTCAAATTCGTCATATTAGTAAAAACGCTCTGGTTGTAGCCAAGATTAATTTACCCCAGCTGCTGAACAAAACCGGAGCAATGAAAAAGGGTGATATTAATGAGGACTTGATTTCTGCCTTGGAAGAGTATAATCTGGAGGCATTAATTAAAGATCCGCGCAGCACAGGATTAATAACTACGAAGCCCTCCTACCTTTTTGGGGAGTTTGATACGAAAAAAAACCTTCCCTATATTTTTATGGTTATGCCTATTGCCAATGCGGAAAAAGTGTATAACTTTACCAAAAATATAGCTCTACCTGGTGGTAAAGACCTATCGGTTAGTAAAAAATCCAACATCTACGAAATTGATCTGAACGGTCTTTCCTGTATGTGGACTGGAAAATCTATGCTGATTGGAATAACCGATCCAAGCAATGATAACGACCTTAGCAAAAAAGTGAAAACTTACTTAACCCAGGATAAATCTGCCTGCATTCTTGCCAATAAGGACTTTCGCAGCAGTAAGCTAAGAGGTCACGACATAACCCTTTGGGCTAATTTGGATGGAATGGCTCGTATTGCTCAAAAAGGATTAAAAGACGCCCAAGGAAATGTGGAAAGAATAATTTCCCAGTATAAACAGCGCGAGATGTATAGAAACTATTATTATGAAAGTGATTACCGCTACTATTACGATTATTGGGACATTATGGACCAATTTAGGGTGGACGACCCGGAAAATGTTTTTGAAAGCGTCCTTTTAGGACTTACTTATGATGCCAAAATTCCAATGAACACGGCAATTGATTTACCTACTGAACTGTATAATACTTTCCTCTCTTTCTCCGCTGATTTTGATAAGGGGAAATTGGTATCCTCAGTAAAATTTGAGACGACCCAGGAAAAGCAAAAGAAACTGGAAAGCGTTATTAACGATGCCGTTAATGTGAAAGACCTCTATCCTTATGTTCCTACCGAAGGATTGATTATGCTGAGCTCCGTAAAAACCAATTATCCTAAGCTTTATGCCCTTTCGGAAAAGAGAATTGATAAACTGTTGAAAAGTATTGACAATCCCGAGATTAGCAAGTTAATGAAACATCTAAATAAGCTGGCAGATGGTTCCGGCATAATTGCAGTGAATATTTTGGACGAAAAGGAACCTCCTTTTATAACTCTTGTTGCATCGGTAAAGAACAATAAGGGAGTGCAGGATTTGCTGAAAGAGATGAACCGCGAAGGTCGTTTGCGTAAAGATGGTAAATATTACTATTTTGGCAATTTAGCCGTTTTCTTTGAAGATAATGTGATGATCTGCACTACAAATAATAATAACTATAAAAAAAGCAATCGCGGTTTGGAAGGAACTCTTGCCAGAAAAATGAATAAAAATCCCTTCAATATGACGATGAATTTCACAGCTATAAAAGATTTGACGGATGAATTGTCTGATGAAGAAGAAGATGCTTTGGACTTGCTGGATAAATTGAATGCGCTTGTTAAAACCAATGGTAATACCTCCAATGAACTGAAAGTGGAATTAACCTTTAGTGATAAAAAACATAACTGCTTGAAACCTATTAATGAATATTTAAACGATAGGGATGATTTTTGGAAAGGAATAATGGGAGAAATAATGTATAGCGTAAGATATCTGGCTGAAAGAGAGGACGAATATCAAAGAAATGAACGCCTATTAGAACCTACAGATGAATCAACTGTTGAAGAAACTGCTCCTGTATATGCTGATACTCTTTCTTATTAA
- the brxL gene encoding BREX system Lon protease-like protein BrxL, giving the protein MNQLDEKICENFPDESVLKIKNRYNAFSSRNLPSFIKDWLIKMFTSSDGSLDVDGLISFMDNNIPSKDVSILVKLKTKKEPIKILSRFNIQVDLKNDLFRFEIPDHGISLSIGIIPDYVFKKHEKYLSDGEHWGVITLVYIPPTDIVSGQVQLIDYKPFQPYKVDIEYFKSARKNFTVYEWIDLLIRSMEYNPDNKDRESGFSSIEKKLLFISRLLIFVEPNLNMIELAPKGTGKSYVFGNLSKYTWMFSGGVVSRAKLFYDIGRRTPGIIENYDFVTFDEIETIKFANEEELSGALKNYLESGRFTVANYSGTSEAGLMMLGNIALSPDWRPLSNRYFTSLPSFFQSSALMDRIHGFIEGWKLIRLNQGLIVNGYTLNVEYFSEILHKLRNCSQYSQIVSDLIQIPQNSDTRDVKAIIKLATAYLKLLYPHVSNSSEIDKEEFNFFCLAPAIDKRKIIREQRSFIDVEVSSKMPDISLKD; this is encoded by the coding sequence TTGAACCAACTTGATGAAAAAATATGCGAAAATTTCCCAGATGAATCAGTCCTTAAGATTAAGAACAGATACAATGCGTTTTCTAGTAGGAATCTTCCTTCATTCATCAAAGACTGGCTTATTAAGATGTTTACTTCTTCAGATGGCTCATTAGATGTCGACGGCTTGATTAGCTTTATGGATAATAATATACCAAGTAAGGATGTGAGCATTCTCGTTAAATTAAAGACCAAAAAAGAACCGATAAAGATACTGTCCAGATTCAATATCCAGGTTGATCTAAAAAATGATCTGTTTAGGTTCGAGATTCCTGACCATGGGATATCCTTGAGTATTGGTATAATCCCTGATTATGTATTCAAAAAACATGAAAAATACCTTTCGGATGGTGAACATTGGGGAGTTATTACTTTAGTTTACATTCCTCCAACGGACATTGTTAGTGGGCAGGTGCAACTTATTGACTATAAACCATTCCAACCATATAAAGTAGATATCGAATACTTCAAATCAGCAAGGAAAAATTTCACAGTGTATGAATGGATTGATCTACTAATAAGATCTATGGAATATAATCCTGATAATAAAGATAGAGAATCTGGTTTTAGCTCTATCGAGAAAAAACTTCTGTTTATATCTCGATTATTAATTTTTGTTGAACCTAATCTTAACATGATCGAATTAGCACCAAAGGGCACCGGAAAGTCATATGTATTTGGGAATCTGAGTAAATATACTTGGATGTTTAGCGGAGGAGTAGTTTCAAGGGCAAAACTCTTTTATGATATTGGAAGAAGAACCCCTGGTATTATAGAAAACTACGATTTTGTGACTTTTGATGAAATTGAGACGATAAAATTTGCTAATGAAGAAGAGCTATCAGGAGCGTTGAAAAACTATTTAGAAAGTGGTCGCTTTACAGTTGCAAATTATAGCGGAACATCTGAAGCAGGATTGATGATGTTAGGGAACATTGCTTTATCACCCGATTGGCGACCATTGTCAAATAGATACTTTACATCGTTACCTAGTTTCTTCCAATCTTCAGCTTTGATGGATAGAATTCATGGATTCATCGAGGGATGGAAACTGATACGGCTTAATCAGGGGCTTATTGTCAATGGCTATACACTTAATGTTGAGTATTTTAGTGAGATATTGCACAAACTGAGAAATTGTTCCCAATATAGTCAAATAGTCTCTGATTTAATTCAAATCCCACAGAATTCTGATACAAGAGATGTTAAAGCGATTATAAAGTTAGCTACAGCATACCTTAAGCTACTATATCCTCATGTTTCTAATTCCTCGGAAATAGATAAAGAGGAGTTCAACTTTTTCTGTTTGGCACCTGCAATTGACAAAAGAAAAATTATCCGTGAACAAAGATCATTTATTGATGTTGAAGTATCTTCTAAAATGCCTGATATTTCGCTTAAGGATTAG
- a CDS encoding outer membrane beta-barrel protein — protein sequence MKTNAYLLVLLLLLLVAGLQSQTLSQVKLGVIGGLNFANFSGDDIEDLDDAGYDIEGRTLGHIGIIGNATVSQNLALQGEIAFSMNGSKWEGTYYDEYGYEYDTTWKHSINMLQVPVSAIYTVNLPELAFKPYLGAGLSASIPISSGFSVELGGQDEDFDYDDENFEELSSFVLGYQLNLGMEYDKYFCELRYERSITPVFDNKYIDDVFYKNIKLLVGFRFDSNF from the coding sequence ATGAAAACGAATGCCTACCTGTTAGTATTGCTTTTACTGCTATTAGTAGCAGGACTGCAATCCCAAACCTTATCCCAAGTAAAGTTAGGTGTAATTGGAGGGCTAAATTTTGCTAATTTCAGTGGAGATGACATTGAGGATCTGGATGACGCCGGATATGATATTGAAGGAAGAACACTCGGTCACATTGGAATTATCGGAAATGCAACTGTATCACAAAATCTTGCTTTGCAAGGCGAAATTGCCTTTAGTATGAATGGATCAAAATGGGAAGGAACTTATTATGATGAATATGGCTATGAATATGATACAACTTGGAAACATAGTATAAATATGCTGCAGGTTCCTGTCTCCGCAATCTATACTGTGAATCTTCCTGAATTAGCATTCAAACCATATTTGGGAGCAGGACTTTCGGCAAGTATTCCTATCAGCTCAGGTTTTTCGGTAGAACTTGGTGGACAAGATGAAGATTTCGATTATGACGATGAAAATTTTGAAGAACTTTCCTCCTTCGTTCTTGGCTATCAACTAAATCTGGGTATGGAATATGATAAGTATTTTTGCGAACTCAGATATGAAAGAAGCATTACTCCTGTGTTTGATAACAAATATATAGACGATGTTTTTTATAAAAACATTAAACTCCTGGTAGGCTTTCGCTTTGATAGTAACTTTTAA
- the pglZ gene encoding BREX-4 system phosphatase PglZ, giving the protein MYKEINSIDEIISNIVEESKICTMANRRFPVRFIFSENMTQYKELVIGLCGITNNHFDLSTLCNNDVFPTKNQIFDIIEVLLSGQNSVIYPVSEVLRFYQINEFTSFFNYLMDSIENPPSVNNRIYLPLYGIWTPFQNYVLQKFSRKHQWAPIWKLKNDKVIVSEICRITFPVSSGTKFITNAQTWLSFWKNNYESKYYSTSKTLNYLAKQFLPDEVFISSIEICNYKDLIPSLFNITIPFDYKDKEEEHWEYLYNIFLKSPQTIALFDFDSFISKRFDYDLLDLSMLSFVKHYLNLTNTSEKWLLSNWYQSKFNGDEIQEHFPLCFESLSEFSDTELIHNIWLYAFRKHPSKMLLQERFKLLSFIHKELNKPTDELENIVDSELDIQEEFVTSNPEILTGLLKCESLYVLKKLSQDIAFIKSPIFRCRFSNLYEYVNWDNFEYTSKGCNVWIIPYFKNYCLGKLTWKRQPEIDNILNKVNEDDKALYEWYYKQQLPDYSSANNNIIYWVDCLGAEWAPLLLHLLNESDVDKKWFIESIDIRRVYLPTITDVNRIPESHHILDLDNYIHSNQISNNLNQFLLGQISVLQSIVKQILASPHDSIVISSDHGSSYLCIKEFIDNKGLGMADTEHGGRYKWINCKSDFVSDQVKIIHITESPQIHENKCLIALKHISLGDRTPFEVHGGATPEEILIPFIKLSRVKKQKLIIDPISFDEVKANNPVIELTIHPTPLGIPYIIISGKRYNMTFVHDHWSCSFKGLNSGKYNATLVVDGNNFEIKLSIKSGFIQEELF; this is encoded by the coding sequence ATGTATAAGGAAATCAATTCTATTGATGAAATTATATCTAATATTGTAGAAGAATCAAAGATTTGCACTATGGCTAATCGAAGATTTCCTGTTAGGTTTATATTTTCCGAAAACATGACTCAGTATAAAGAATTAGTTATTGGTTTATGTGGGATAACTAATAACCATTTCGATTTGAGTACATTATGCAACAATGATGTATTTCCCACGAAAAATCAAATCTTCGATATTATTGAGGTTCTATTATCCGGCCAGAATTCTGTAATCTATCCAGTTTCGGAAGTACTAAGATTCTATCAGATAAATGAGTTTACATCCTTCTTTAATTATCTTATGGACAGTATTGAAAATCCACCCTCTGTTAACAACAGGATTTATTTACCTCTGTACGGTATTTGGACTCCTTTTCAAAACTATGTTCTACAAAAATTCTCAAGGAAGCATCAGTGGGCTCCAATCTGGAAGTTGAAAAATGACAAAGTTATTGTATCAGAAATCTGTCGCATTACCTTTCCTGTTTCCAGTGGTACAAAATTTATAACCAATGCTCAAACATGGTTATCCTTTTGGAAGAATAATTATGAAAGTAAATACTATTCTACTTCAAAAACTCTTAATTATTTAGCCAAGCAATTCTTGCCAGATGAGGTCTTTATTTCATCTATCGAAATTTGTAACTACAAAGATTTGATTCCTTCGCTGTTCAATATTACAATCCCCTTCGATTATAAGGATAAAGAAGAAGAACATTGGGAGTACTTGTATAATATTTTTTTAAAATCTCCTCAAACAATTGCCCTGTTCGACTTTGATAGCTTTATCAGCAAAAGGTTTGATTATGACCTTTTAGATCTAAGCATGCTATCTTTTGTAAAGCATTATTTGAATCTAACTAATACATCTGAAAAATGGTTACTAAGCAACTGGTACCAGTCAAAATTTAATGGAGATGAGATACAAGAGCACTTCCCTCTTTGTTTTGAGTCTCTTTCTGAGTTTTCGGATACTGAACTAATTCATAATATTTGGTTATATGCTTTCAGAAAGCATCCCAGTAAAATGTTGCTTCAAGAAAGATTTAAGCTTCTTTCTTTTATTCACAAAGAATTGAACAAACCTACTGATGAATTAGAAAACATAGTAGATTCCGAGCTTGATATACAAGAAGAGTTTGTAACAAGTAATCCCGAAATACTAACAGGATTATTGAAATGTGAATCACTTTATGTATTAAAGAAACTAAGTCAAGACATAGCTTTTATTAAATCTCCTATTTTTCGTTGTAGATTTTCTAACCTTTATGAGTATGTGAATTGGGATAATTTTGAATACACTTCAAAGGGTTGCAACGTATGGATTATTCCATATTTTAAAAACTATTGCCTGGGTAAACTTACATGGAAAAGACAACCTGAGATAGATAATATCTTAAACAAAGTAAATGAAGATGATAAGGCACTATATGAATGGTACTACAAACAACAACTCCCAGACTATTCTAGTGCAAATAATAATATAATTTATTGGGTTGACTGTCTTGGGGCAGAATGGGCACCTTTGTTGTTGCATCTATTGAATGAATCGGATGTAGATAAAAAGTGGTTCATCGAAAGCATAGATATCAGGAGAGTATATCTACCAACTATAACTGATGTTAACAGAATTCCAGAATCTCATCACATTCTCGATCTTGATAACTACATTCATAGCAACCAGATATCTAATAATTTAAACCAGTTTTTACTAGGTCAAATATCAGTACTGCAATCGATAGTAAAACAAATCTTGGCTAGCCCACATGATTCTATTGTAATCAGCTCGGATCATGGCTCTTCGTATTTATGTATAAAAGAATTCATTGATAATAAAGGACTTGGCATGGCTGATACCGAACACGGCGGACGTTACAAATGGATTAATTGCAAGAGTGATTTTGTTTCTGATCAGGTTAAAATTATTCACATAACAGAATCTCCACAAATTCATGAAAATAAGTGCTTAATAGCTTTAAAGCATATTTCTCTCGGTGATAGGACTCCCTTTGAAGTTCATGGTGGTGCTACTCCAGAGGAGATACTGATTCCATTTATTAAGTTAAGTAGAGTAAAAAAACAGAAATTAATTATTGACCCAATAAGTTTCGATGAAGTTAAAGCAAATAATCCGGTTATAGAACTAACGATACATCCAACCCCTTTAGGAATTCCTTACATTATTATATCTGGGAAAAGATACAATATGACTTTTGTTCATGACCATTGGTCATGCAGTTTTAAAGGATTAAACTCAGGCAAATACAATGCAACTTTGGTTGTTGATGGAAACAACTTTGAAATAAAATTATCTATAAAATCAGGTTTTATACAGGAGGAATTGTTTTGA